In Bacillus sp. NP247, one DNA window encodes the following:
- a CDS encoding NupC/NupG family nucleoside CNT transporter, translating into MKFITFFVGLIVVFFLAYIASNNKKHIKFKPIFIMLIIQLILTYLLLNTEIGLILIRVISSLFTKLLEYAADGINFVFGGLANKGEMSFFLTVLLPIVFISVLIGILQHFKILPFFIHWIGFFLSKINGLGKLESYNAIASAIVGQSEVFITVKKQLAQIPKHRLYTLCASAMSTVSMSIVGAYMTMIEPKYVVTALVLNLFSGFIIVLIINPYDVKDEEDILEIKGEKQSFFEMLGEYILDGFRVAIVVGAMLIGFVALISCINDLFLIIFGITFQQLIGYVFAPIAFLIGVPSSEIVAAGSIMATKLVTNEFVAMMDLSKISGTLSIRTVGIISVFLVSFANFSSIGIISGAVKGLNEEQGNVVARFGLKLLYGATLVSILSAIIVSIML; encoded by the coding sequence ATGAAATTTATCACTTTTTTCGTCGGACTTATCGTCGTTTTCTTCCTTGCTTATATTGCTAGCAATAATAAGAAACACATTAAATTCAAACCTATTTTCATCATGCTTATTATACAGTTAATTTTAACCTATTTATTATTAAATACAGAAATTGGTCTCATACTTATTCGGGTCATTTCCAGCCTGTTCACAAAGCTACTCGAATATGCTGCTGATGGTATAAACTTTGTATTTGGCGGTCTTGCAAATAAAGGTGAGATGTCATTTTTCCTTACTGTATTATTACCGATTGTCTTTATTTCCGTCTTAATTGGTATATTACAACATTTCAAAATACTACCATTTTTTATTCATTGGATTGGTTTCTTTCTTAGCAAGATAAATGGTCTTGGGAAATTAGAATCTTACAATGCCATCGCTTCCGCTATTGTCGGCCAATCAGAAGTTTTTATTACGGTAAAAAAGCAATTAGCTCAAATTCCAAAACACCGTCTTTATACACTTTGTGCATCAGCCATGTCAACAGTATCTATGTCTATCGTAGGTGCCTATATGACGATGATTGAACCTAAATATGTAGTAACCGCACTCGTTCTCAATTTATTTAGCGGTTTTATTATCGTACTCATCATTAACCCTTACGACGTTAAAGATGAAGAAGATATTTTGGAAATAAAAGGTGAAAAGCAAAGTTTCTTTGAAATGCTTGGCGAATATATTCTTGATGGTTTCCGGGTAGCCATTGTCGTCGGTGCTATGCTCATCGGATTCGTAGCATTAATTAGCTGCATTAATGACCTATTCCTCATTATATTCGGCATTACTTTTCAGCAATTAATCGGCTACGTATTTGCTCCTATTGCATTTCTTATCGGTGTACCAAGTTCTGAAATTGTCGCAGCTGGTAGCATTATGGCAACGAAGCTTGTAACAAATGAATTTGTAGCAATGATGGATCTTAGTAAAATTTCCGGCACTCTTTCTATCCGTACAGTTGGTATTATTTCTGTCTTCCTCGTTTCTTTTGCCAACTTTTCTTCCATTGGAATTATTTCCGGTGCGGTAAAAGGGTTAAACGAAGAACAAGGAAATGTCGTTGCCCGCTTCGGCCTAAAATTACTATACGGAGCTACTCTTGTTAGTATTTTATCTGCGATTATTGTAAGTATTATGCTTTAA
- a CDS encoding VOC family protein, with the protein MNICKVHHVAIICSNYEVSKDFYTRILGFKVINEVYRKERDSYKVDLCVGEEYQIELFSFPSPPDRASFPEAAGLRHLAFAVTDIEEAVKHLNRCDVETELIRVDEITGKKFVFFQDPDGLPLELYEV; encoded by the coding sequence ATGAATATATGTAAAGTGCATCACGTTGCAATTATTTGTTCGAATTATGAAGTGTCAAAGGATTTTTATACTAGAATATTAGGTTTTAAAGTGATAAATGAAGTATATAGAAAGGAACGAGATTCTTATAAGGTAGATTTATGTGTAGGAGAAGAGTATCAAATAGAATTATTTTCATTTCCAAGTCCGCCTGACCGCGCAAGTTTTCCAGAGGCTGCTGGACTTAGACATTTAGCTTTTGCAGTTACTGATATAGAAGAAGCTGTTAAACATTTAAACCGATGCGATGTTGAGACGGAATTGATACGTGTCGATGAGATTACGGGAAAAAAATTTGTCTTTTTCCAAGACCCTGACGGTTTACCTTTAGAATTGTATGAGGTTTGA